One window of the Natrinema sp. HArc-T2 genome contains the following:
- a CDS encoding L-threonylcarbamoyladenylate synthase, translating into MSEFDRAAEAIDDGELVVYPTETVYGLGAAALEPDAVERVFEVKGRDRSKPLSFAVPSVPSALQYVRATERERRFMATFLPGPVTVLCRRREAVPDELTADRDRVGVRVPDHPLALRLCERAGTPITATSANVSGQPSVRELADLDPEIREGAAVVLDGGKTDGTESTVVDVSSATIHRRGAQADEIEGWLETH; encoded by the coding sequence ATGAGCGAATTCGACCGTGCAGCCGAGGCGATCGACGACGGGGAGCTCGTCGTCTACCCCACCGAGACCGTCTACGGCCTCGGCGCGGCGGCACTCGAGCCCGACGCCGTCGAGCGGGTCTTCGAGGTGAAAGGACGCGATCGATCGAAGCCGCTGTCGTTTGCAGTGCCGTCGGTGCCGTCGGCGCTGCAGTACGTCCGCGCGACCGAACGAGAGCGGCGGTTCATGGCGACGTTTCTGCCCGGGCCCGTGACGGTCCTCTGTCGGCGACGCGAGGCTGTCCCCGACGAACTCACGGCGGATCGCGACCGCGTCGGCGTCCGCGTGCCGGATCATCCTCTCGCACTCAGACTCTGTGAACGGGCCGGCACGCCGATCACGGCGACGAGTGCAAACGTCAGCGGCCAGCCGAGCGTCCGCGAACTCGCCGACCTCGATCCCGAGATCCGCGAGGGTGCCGCAGTGGTTCTCGACGGCGGCAAAACGGACGGGACCGAGAGTACCGTCGTCGACGTTTCATCGGCGACGATCCACCGCCGGGGCGCGCAAGCCGACGAGATCGAGGGCTGGCTCGAGACGCACTGA
- a CDS encoding PAS domain-containing protein: MEYRLAHRMTQPTATTRPRPILYVAASEATASDGAERLETVEAGPGPGRSVRPATTIERVENWAPAVDCVVFAETPTTAAGANLLEVVAACGSTPVVLFADGSFTPGAARSTDGIDGYVRRDTDDAMVHLADEIEWVCRDETRCQPDHDRLQTTVAALPVPALWYEREDGEPVVRAATDAVADIFGTDPDELVGDPVDEWLVPSDLEHRRTTLREALQAGERRQFDRRHDTGDGVREFRVTLVPLEATATGETATDDDAAGVFVYHDVTELHRSRRARAAADARLEAIRDLLDDEVWPPLNVARSYLDLAVDTGADDHVATVADAQERVTERLERVAAIAERDALVEREPVGVHDIARRAWIGVDTGDTRLVTQNATDRVLAADKVRLRELFECLFRLVVAADGPVPAVIVDVTDDGFYLTQYDRDADTEATAALETEPDAAEPVASHSAVLDGADGDLETVERIADAHGWRVDVVENEGRIAVVCRGVADGERALDEI, translated from the coding sequence ATGGAGTATCGACTGGCCCACCGCATGACACAGCCGACCGCGACCACGCGACCGCGACCGATCCTCTACGTCGCCGCCAGCGAGGCGACGGCCAGCGACGGCGCCGAGCGCCTCGAGACCGTCGAAGCTGGGCCAGGTCCCGGTCGGTCCGTCCGCCCAGCGACGACGATCGAGCGGGTCGAAAACTGGGCGCCCGCGGTCGACTGCGTCGTCTTCGCCGAGACGCCGACGACGGCAGCGGGCGCGAACCTGCTCGAGGTCGTCGCGGCCTGTGGGTCGACGCCGGTCGTCCTCTTTGCCGACGGCTCGTTCACGCCGGGGGCCGCGCGGTCGACCGACGGCATCGATGGCTACGTCCGTCGGGACACCGACGACGCCATGGTCCACCTCGCGGACGAGATCGAGTGGGTCTGTCGTGACGAAACGCGCTGTCAACCGGACCACGACCGGCTCCAAACGACCGTCGCGGCGCTCCCGGTCCCTGCCCTGTGGTACGAACGCGAGGACGGCGAGCCCGTCGTGCGAGCGGCCACCGACGCCGTCGCCGACATCTTCGGCACGGATCCCGACGAGCTCGTCGGCGACCCGGTCGACGAGTGGCTCGTCCCGTCCGACCTCGAGCACCGACGGACGACGCTGCGCGAGGCGTTACAGGCTGGCGAACGCCGCCAGTTCGACCGCCGCCACGACACCGGCGACGGCGTCCGCGAGTTCCGGGTGACGCTGGTCCCGCTCGAGGCGACCGCGACCGGTGAGACTGCCACGGACGACGACGCAGCCGGAGTGTTCGTCTACCACGACGTGACCGAACTGCACCGCAGCAGACGAGCGCGGGCCGCTGCCGACGCGCGACTCGAGGCGATCAGGGACCTACTCGACGACGAGGTGTGGCCGCCGCTGAACGTCGCACGCAGCTATCTCGACCTCGCTGTCGACACCGGTGCCGACGACCACGTCGCGACCGTCGCGGACGCACAGGAGCGCGTCACGGAGCGACTCGAGCGAGTGGCCGCGATCGCCGAGCGAGACGCACTCGTCGAGCGCGAGCCCGTCGGCGTCCACGACATCGCACGGCGGGCCTGGATCGGCGTCGACACCGGCGACACACGGCTCGTCACGCAGAACGCGACCGATCGCGTCCTCGCGGCCGACAAGGTCCGGTTGCGGGAGTTGTTCGAGTGTCTGTTTCGGCTCGTCGTCGCTGCCGACGGCCCAGTCCCGGCCGTCATCGTCGACGTGACTGACGATGGCTTCTATCTCACACAGTACGATCGGGACGCGGACACCGAGGCAACTGCCGCTCTCGAGACGGAGCCAGACGCGGCGGAACCGGTCGCCAGCCACTCGGCTGTGCTCGACGGGGCCGACGGCGACCTCGAGACGGTCGAGCGCATTGCCGACGCGCACGGCTGGCGCGTCGATGTCGTCGAAAACGAGGGACGAATCGCCGTCGTGTGTCGCGGTGTCGCCGACGGCGAGCGGGCGCTCGACGAAATTTAG
- a CDS encoding heterodisulfide reductase-related iron-sulfur binding cluster, whose protein sequence is MNTLAQADVARETYWGITSVEYAVFYLLAFVTVAVFTYGVYQRFARYTQGDGDSFSRLDELQRRVANAAKIVLSNEKQFNRDLYGGLMHSFILWGFLTLFIATSILMVEEYGAQKLLGLSFWNGDFYLAYQFIVDAMGLLFVVGIGMALYRRYWVRNHRLWDRHTSAEDDLFIWTLFALGIGGFLLEGLRVYSAGIPDHEVVSFVAYGMALGFDALGLPTLGPAQAGLNGAGFNVENLHWLAWWTHSLIAFFFIAWIPYAKPFHMLSSFANVVTRDEKAGKRLPNVPSDLDATNAESIDDFTWKELLDQDACTKCGRCSSVCPAKASDRPLDPRNVILDLKSYREDLDAGGEEQPIVADGGTSVINAETMESCMACMACMDACPVEIEHLKSFTRLNRQLTDQGDIDSSMQDVFQNVMQNGNTFGDSPRNRGDWTEELEFDVADAREEEVDYLWYVGDFPSYDERNKQVARSLATILKEADVSFGILFDDEKFDGNDIRRVGEEFLYIELAGHHVETWEDCEFDKIVCTDPHSYNTFKNEYPEVDFEEFADDPMMPFEYDEQWNADGEIDVLHWTQAVEELVSEGHLELSGTELDYTVTYHDPCHLGRYNDEYEAPRELIKATGCTLDEMPRNRANSFCCGGGGGGLWMDFEEEPKPSEERIREALEDTDAGSGVEKFVVACPMCMTMYEDGRKTGGYEDEIEIVDVAELIVEAIGKTDEATVDVAAD, encoded by the coding sequence ATGAATACGTTAGCACAGGCAGACGTTGCAAGGGAGACGTACTGGGGGATTACCAGCGTCGAGTACGCGGTGTTTTACCTCCTTGCGTTCGTTACGGTTGCCGTCTTCACCTACGGTGTCTACCAGCGGTTCGCTCGGTACACGCAGGGTGACGGTGATTCGTTCTCTCGGCTCGACGAGCTGCAACGTCGCGTCGCGAACGCGGCGAAGATCGTCCTCTCGAACGAGAAGCAGTTCAACAGAGACCTCTACGGCGGGTTGATGCACTCGTTTATTCTCTGGGGCTTTCTGACGCTGTTTATCGCGACCTCGATCCTGATGGTCGAAGAGTACGGCGCACAGAAACTCCTCGGTCTCTCGTTCTGGAACGGTGACTTCTATCTCGCCTACCAGTTCATCGTCGACGCCATGGGGCTGTTGTTCGTCGTCGGCATCGGCATGGCCCTCTATCGCCGCTACTGGGTCCGCAACCACCGTCTCTGGGATCGCCACACCTCCGCTGAGGACGATCTGTTCATCTGGACGCTGTTCGCCCTCGGCATCGGTGGCTTCCTGCTGGAGGGACTGCGCGTCTACAGCGCCGGGATTCCCGACCACGAGGTCGTCAGCTTCGTCGCCTACGGGATGGCGCTTGGCTTCGACGCACTCGGCCTCCCGACGCTGGGCCCCGCCCAGGCCGGGCTCAACGGGGCCGGATTCAACGTCGAGAACCTCCACTGGCTTGCGTGGTGGACCCACTCGTTGATCGCCTTCTTCTTCATCGCGTGGATCCCCTACGCCAAGCCGTTCCACATGCTCTCGTCGTTCGCCAACGTCGTCACCCGTGACGAGAAGGCGGGTAAGCGTCTTCCCAACGTCCCCTCGGATCTGGACGCGACCAACGCCGAATCCATCGACGACTTCACCTGGAAAGAGTTGCTGGACCAGGACGCCTGTACCAAGTGTGGCCGGTGTTCGTCGGTCTGTCCCGCCAAAGCCTCTGACCGCCCGCTGGATCCGCGTAACGTCATCCTCGACCTGAAATCCTATCGCGAGGATCTCGACGCCGGCGGCGAGGAACAGCCGATCGTCGCCGACGGCGGCACTTCGGTGATCAACGCCGAGACGATGGAGTCCTGTATGGCCTGTATGGCCTGTATGGACGCCTGTCCCGTCGAAATCGAACATCTCAAGAGCTTTACCCGGCTCAACCGCCAGCTCACCGACCAGGGTGACATCGACTCGAGCATGCAGGACGTCTTCCAGAACGTCATGCAAAACGGCAACACCTTCGGTGACTCACCCCGCAATCGCGGCGACTGGACCGAGGAACTCGAGTTCGACGTGGCCGACGCTCGCGAGGAAGAAGTCGACTACCTCTGGTACGTCGGTGACTTCCCGAGCTACGACGAGCGTAACAAGCAGGTCGCGCGCTCGCTGGCGACCATTCTCAAGGAAGCCGACGTCAGCTTCGGCATCCTCTTCGACGACGAGAAATTCGACGGCAACGACATCCGCCGCGTCGGCGAGGAGTTCCTCTACATCGAACTCGCCGGCCATCACGTCGAGACCTGGGAGGACTGCGAGTTCGACAAAATCGTCTGTACGGACCCCCACTCCTACAACACCTTCAAAAACGAGTATCCCGAGGTCGACTTCGAGGAGTTCGCCGACGACCCGATGATGCCCTTCGAGTACGACGAGCAGTGGAACGCCGACGGCGAGATCGATGTCCTCCACTGGACCCAAGCCGTCGAAGAACTCGTCTCCGAGGGCCACCTCGAGCTGTCGGGGACGGAACTCGACTACACGGTCACCTACCACGACCCCTGTCACCTCGGCCGGTACAACGACGAGTACGAAGCTCCCCGCGAACTCATCAAGGCAACGGGTTGTACACTTGACGAGATGCCGCGCAACCGCGCCAATTCGTTCTGCTGTGGCGGCGGCGGTGGCGGCCTCTGGATGGACTTCGAGGAAGAGCCCAAACCCAGCGAGGAACGCATTCGCGAGGCACTCGAGGACACCGACGCCGGCAGCGGCGTCGAGAAGTTCGTCGTCGCCTGCCCGATGTGCATGACGATGTACGAAGACGGTCGCAAGACTGGCGGCTACGAGGACGAGATCGAAATCGTCGATGTCGCTGAACTCATTGTCGAAGCGATCGGCAAGACCGACGAAGCGACGGTCGACGTCGCCGCGGACTAA
- a CDS encoding alpha/beta fold hydrolase encodes MPTASNGSVSLYYDRAGEGEPVVFVPEAGLGGWLWGWQHAAIAGPYEAVVWDLRGTGRSDAPSGPYSLETLVADLEAVLADCDLRNAHLVGCGLGGAIALEAARTSSRVATLTLFGTAARGDAFDLEPLFAPPDDPDALRRSLEAGLSDDFLKAQPDVRDGIVDWRADGDADRAGWEAQVAALADFDASDWLVEVTQPTRVFYGEADELVSPAAGQELAQGLPRGEFRELEGTGHLCFIERSRTVNDLLLGFLEEHTDDE; translated from the coding sequence ATGCCGACTGCATCGAACGGATCAGTCTCACTGTACTACGACCGCGCGGGCGAGGGCGAGCCCGTCGTTTTCGTCCCCGAGGCCGGCCTCGGCGGCTGGCTGTGGGGCTGGCAACACGCCGCCATCGCCGGCCCCTACGAGGCCGTCGTCTGGGATCTTCGGGGAACCGGCCGGTCGGACGCGCCGTCAGGGCCCTACAGCCTCGAGACCCTCGTTGCCGACCTCGAGGCAGTGCTCGCCGACTGCGACCTCCGCAACGCCCACCTCGTGGGCTGTGGTCTCGGCGGCGCGATCGCACTCGAGGCGGCCCGGACATCGAGTCGCGTCGCGACGCTGACGCTGTTTGGCACTGCCGCGCGCGGGGACGCGTTCGACCTCGAGCCGTTGTTCGCGCCGCCGGACGACCCCGACGCGCTTCGCCGGTCGCTCGAGGCGGGGCTCTCCGACGACTTTCTGAAGGCCCAGCCCGACGTGCGCGACGGCATCGTCGACTGGCGGGCCGACGGTGACGCGGACCGCGCGGGCTGGGAGGCACAGGTCGCAGCGCTCGCGGACTTCGACGCGAGCGACTGGCTCGTCGAGGTAACCCAGCCGACGCGGGTGTTCTACGGCGAGGCTGACGAACTGGTGTCGCCTGCAGCCGGACAGGAGCTAGCCCAGGGGCTTCCCCGCGGCGAGTTCCGCGAACTCGAGGGAACGGGCCATCTCTGCTTTATCGAGCGCTCGCGGACGGTCAACGATCTGTTGCTCGGGTTTCTCGAGGAACACACCGACGACGAGTAA
- the alaS gene encoding alanine--tRNA ligase, whose amino-acid sequence MSELEEEYRLEYFEEEGFERKECPKCGAHFWTRDHDRETCGEPPCEEYGFIDNSGFDDEYSLEEMRETFLSYFEDHEHERIDPYPVAANRWRDDVLLTQASIYDFQPLVTSGETPPPANPLTVSQPCIRMQDIDNVGKTGRHTMAFEMMAHHAFNTREDVDEDEYAYHGEVYWKDRTVELCDGFFDSLGVDLEEVIYIEDPWVGGGNAGPAIEVIYRGVELATLVFMSMEQDPDGEYEMKDGNRYSPMDTYIVDTGYGLERWTWVSQGTPTVYEAVYPDMIAFLKENADLEHTDEEEDLIYRAAKLAGHMDIDEAEDMETARGEIAAELDVDPAELEALMEPLEDIYAIADHCRTLAYMLGDGIVPSNVGTGYLTRMVLRRTKRLCDTAGVDAPLDELVDMQAERLEYENRDTIRDIVRTEVEKYRETLERGGRRVETMAEEYADKGEPIPTEELIELYDSHGLQPDMVEEIAAEAGAEVDVPDDFYSLVAKRHDTPEAVTGADEGEDKRFEDLPETEKLYYDDQQRTQFEAVVLDVFEREEGYDVVLDQTMFYPEGGGQPADTGTLSTDDTSVEVEDVQIEDGVILHRTDENPGKGELVNGQIDGGRRRQLMRHHTATHIVIHATRQVLGEHIRQAGAQKGVESSRIDVRHYDRISREDVKRIEDRANEIVMDNTSVTQEWPDRHDAEAEHGFDLYQGGIPPGEQIRLIHVDEDTQACGGTHVARTGDIGAIKILNTERVQDGVERITFAAGEAAIEATQAKEDALYEAAEILDVSPEAVPDTAERFFEEWKDRGKQIDDLKEQLAEARAGGGGSGEEVDVGDATAVIDRIDADMDELRATANALAEDGKIAVLGSGASGAQFVVAVPDDVGVNAGEVVGELASKVGGGGGGPADFAQGGGPNVDDLDGALEDAPEVLRQILNA is encoded by the coding sequence ATGAGCGAACTAGAGGAGGAGTACCGCCTCGAGTACTTCGAGGAGGAAGGATTCGAGCGCAAGGAGTGCCCGAAATGTGGCGCTCACTTCTGGACGCGCGACCACGACAGGGAGACCTGTGGTGAGCCGCCGTGCGAGGAGTACGGCTTCATCGACAACTCGGGGTTCGACGACGAGTACAGCCTCGAGGAGATGCGCGAGACCTTTCTCTCCTACTTCGAGGATCACGAGCACGAACGCATCGATCCCTACCCGGTCGCGGCGAACCGCTGGCGCGACGACGTCCTGTTGACCCAGGCGTCGATCTACGACTTCCAGCCGCTGGTCACAAGCGGCGAGACGCCACCGCCGGCGAACCCACTGACGGTCTCCCAGCCGTGCATCCGGATGCAGGACATCGACAACGTTGGCAAGACGGGCCGGCACACGATGGCCTTCGAGATGATGGCCCACCACGCGTTCAACACGCGCGAGGACGTCGACGAAGACGAGTACGCATACCACGGCGAGGTCTACTGGAAGGACCGGACCGTCGAACTCTGTGACGGCTTCTTCGACTCGCTGGGTGTCGATCTCGAGGAGGTCATCTACATCGAGGACCCGTGGGTCGGCGGCGGCAACGCCGGGCCCGCCATCGAGGTCATCTATCGGGGCGTCGAACTCGCGACGCTCGTCTTCATGTCGATGGAGCAAGACCCTGACGGCGAGTACGAGATGAAAGACGGCAACCGCTACAGCCCGATGGATACCTACATCGTCGACACCGGCTACGGGCTCGAGCGGTGGACCTGGGTCTCCCAGGGGACGCCGACCGTCTACGAGGCGGTCTACCCCGACATGATCGCCTTCCTCAAAGAGAACGCCGACCTCGAACACACCGACGAGGAGGAGGACCTGATCTATCGCGCAGCGAAGCTCGCGGGCCACATGGACATCGACGAGGCCGAGGACATGGAGACCGCCCGCGGCGAGATCGCGGCCGAACTCGACGTCGACCCCGCAGAACTCGAGGCGCTGATGGAGCCTCTCGAGGACATCTACGCGATCGCCGACCACTGCCGGACACTGGCCTATATGCTGGGCGACGGCATCGTCCCTTCGAACGTCGGGACTGGCTATCTCACGCGGATGGTCCTCCGACGTACGAAACGGCTCTGTGACACCGCCGGCGTCGACGCGCCGCTGGACGAACTCGTCGACATGCAGGCCGAACGCCTCGAGTACGAGAACCGCGATACGATCCGCGACATCGTCCGTACCGAGGTCGAAAAGTATCGCGAGACGCTCGAGCGCGGCGGTCGACGGGTCGAGACGATGGCCGAGGAGTACGCCGACAAGGGCGAACCGATCCCGACCGAGGAGCTAATCGAACTCTACGACTCACACGGGCTCCAGCCCGATATGGTCGAAGAGATCGCCGCAGAAGCGGGTGCCGAGGTCGACGTGCCCGACGACTTCTACAGTCTCGTCGCGAAGCGCCACGACACGCCCGAAGCTGTCACCGGGGCCGACGAGGGCGAAGACAAACGCTTCGAGGACCTGCCGGAGACGGAAAAACTCTACTACGACGACCAGCAGCGCACGCAGTTCGAGGCGGTCGTCCTCGACGTCTTCGAGCGTGAGGAGGGCTACGATGTCGTCCTCGATCAGACGATGTTCTACCCCGAAGGCGGTGGCCAGCCTGCTGACACGGGGACGCTCTCGACCGACGACACGAGCGTCGAAGTCGAAGACGTCCAGATCGAGGACGGCGTCATCCTCCACCGGACCGACGAGAACCCCGGCAAGGGCGAACTGGTCAACGGCCAGATCGATGGCGGCCGTCGCCGGCAGCTGATGCGCCATCACACGGCGACCCACATCGTCATCCACGCCACACGGCAGGTGCTCGGTGAGCACATCCGCCAGGCCGGTGCCCAGAAAGGCGTCGAGAGCTCCCGGATCGACGTCCGCCACTATGACCGCATCAGCCGCGAGGACGTCAAGCGAATCGAGGACCGCGCCAACGAGATCGTCATGGACAACACGTCGGTCACCCAGGAGTGGCCCGACCGCCACGACGCCGAAGCCGAACACGGCTTCGACCTCTACCAGGGAGGCATCCCGCCGGGCGAGCAGATCCGGCTGATCCACGTCGACGAGGACACGCAGGCCTGCGGTGGCACCCACGTCGCCCGCACCGGCGACATCGGCGCGATCAAGATTCTCAACACCGAACGCGTCCAGGACGGCGTCGAACGGATCACCTTCGCCGCCGGCGAGGCCGCCATTGAGGCGACCCAGGCAAAAGAGGACGCCCTCTACGAGGCCGCCGAGATCCTCGACGTTTCGCCCGAGGCGGTCCCCGACACCGCCGAACGGTTCTTCGAGGAGTGGAAGGACCGCGGCAAACAGATCGATGACCTGAAAGAACAGCTCGCCGAAGCCCGCGCCGGTGGCGGTGGCAGCGGCGAGGAAGTCGACGTCGGCGACGCGACGGCTGTCATCGACCGGATCGACGCCGACATGGACGAACTGCGTGCGACCGCCAACGCCCTCGCCGAAGACGGCAAGATCGCCGTCCTCGGCAGCGGTGCCAGCGGTGCCCAGTTCGTCGTCGCCGTCCCCGACGACGTCGGCGTCAACGCCGGCGAAGTCGTCGGCGAACTCGCTTCGAAGGTCGGCGGCGGCGGCGGTGGCCCGGCGGACTTCGCACAGGGCGGCGGCCCCAACGTCGACGATCTCGACGGGGCGCTCGAGGACGCCCCTGAGGTCCTGCGTCAGATCCTGAACGCCTGA
- a CDS encoding conditioned medium-induced protein 4 → MNEKTEELRDIFTDVTDGEATVTESQEDTRGSLERDERSDEERLRSVVQQMRERYAFETPLSDDELITVARGFYDGQSDADLAAELGVDEAVVFDARLSLHLIDEADADDFDLAAIRDREEDDATLADEYDVTEAQIRRARRVAEAQTQSRTANDRYRDEFDSILADADLTERMTTDVREDGLEDATEGMETDVDF, encoded by the coding sequence ATGAACGAGAAAACCGAGGAACTCCGTGATATCTTCACCGACGTGACCGACGGTGAGGCAACCGTCACCGAATCGCAGGAGGATACCCGCGGCTCCCTCGAGCGAGACGAACGCTCGGACGAGGAACGCCTCCGGAGCGTCGTCCAGCAGATGCGCGAGCGCTACGCGTTCGAGACGCCGCTGTCCGACGACGAGCTGATCACGGTCGCCAGAGGCTTCTACGACGGGCAAAGCGACGCCGACCTCGCTGCCGAACTCGGGGTCGACGAAGCCGTGGTTTTCGACGCGCGGCTGTCCTTGCACCTCATCGACGAGGCCGACGCCGACGACTTCGACCTTGCGGCGATCCGCGATCGCGAGGAAGACGACGCAACGCTGGCCGACGAGTACGACGTCACCGAGGCCCAGATCCGTCGCGCTCGCCGCGTCGCCGAGGCACAGACCCAATCCCGAACGGCGAACGACCGCTACCGCGACGAGTTCGACAGCATCCTCGCCGACGCCGACCTCACCGAACGCATGACAACCGACGTTCGCGAAGACGGCCTCGAGGACGCGACGGAGGGGATGGAGACGGACGTGGACTTCTAG
- a CDS encoding AMP-binding protein, producing MGVSDVTLSLARWAEQFPNRTAVVDISERRLHVPAETINEDRVSYEELSTIAMRTTERLSALDVGPGETVCLVTRNRIVSLALFFACRRLGATFAPISHLLTPASVTRPFETLEPDLVVFEAAQRDLVRSIPFDRSVTLEELAGTDRESFDADEQGTAATPALALHGGAGQPVAGYTAETIERNCTTSVSVWGLAANDVVPLTTPLSTPESLVRVALSVLSVGGTLLLDRAFTPDDVVTAIDDEGATLLPGREAVLRDIAAEPGFDAAAESLERVLCDAPVAADVVAAYRDRDVPVARVYGRLECPTALSQRFDVDRAGADGDGTGVGRPVPNCRARLVDREGSVLEGDATGRLELAGPVVSDGYVTESAAFDRDESADTDDHSRFVDGWFHTGDRVHRDANGTYHLR from the coding sequence GTGGGAGTCTCTGACGTGACACTCTCGCTGGCTCGATGGGCCGAGCAGTTCCCGAATCGGACGGCGGTCGTCGACATCTCCGAGCGGCGGCTCCACGTTCCTGCGGAGACAATCAACGAGGATCGGGTCTCCTACGAAGAGCTCTCGACGATCGCAATGCGGACGACAGAGCGACTTTCGGCGCTGGATGTCGGCCCCGGGGAGACGGTCTGTCTCGTCACGCGAAACCGAATCGTCTCACTTGCGCTGTTTTTCGCCTGCCGGCGACTCGGCGCCACGTTCGCACCGATCTCACACCTGTTGACGCCGGCCTCGGTCACGCGACCGTTCGAGACGCTCGAGCCCGACCTCGTCGTGTTCGAGGCGGCCCAGCGCGATCTCGTGCGATCGATTCCCTTCGACCGGTCGGTGACGCTCGAGGAACTGGCCGGCACGGACCGCGAGTCTTTCGACGCCGACGAGCAGGGAACGGCGGCGACGCCAGCGCTTGCTCTCCACGGTGGGGCGGGACAGCCCGTCGCCGGCTACACCGCCGAGACGATCGAACGAAACTGCACCACGAGCGTCTCGGTCTGGGGGCTCGCTGCGAACGATGTCGTCCCGCTCACCACGCCGCTATCGACCCCCGAGAGCCTCGTTCGCGTCGCGCTGTCGGTGCTGTCCGTCGGTGGGACGCTCTTGCTCGACCGAGCGTTCACCCCTGATGACGTCGTCACCGCGATCGACGACGAAGGCGCGACGCTGTTGCCCGGTCGAGAAGCAGTGCTTCGCGATATCGCGGCTGAACCCGGTTTCGATGCCGCCGCTGAGTCGCTCGAGCGTGTGCTCTGTGACGCGCCGGTCGCTGCGGATGTCGTCGCGGCCTACCGCGACCGTGATGTTCCGGTCGCGCGAGTCTACGGTCGTCTCGAGTGTCCGACTGCCCTCAGCCAGCGGTTCGATGTCGATCGTGCCGGGGCTGACGGCGACGGGACAGGTGTCGGTCGTCCGGTACCGAACTGTCGGGCTCGGCTGGTCGACCGCGAGGGGTCGGTCCTCGAGGGTGACGCGACCGGTCGACTCGAACTTGCGGGGCCGGTAGTCTCCGACGGCTACGTGACTGAATCCGCAGCATTCGACCGCGACGAGTCCGCTGATACCGACGATCACAGTCGGTTCGTCGATGGCTGGTTCCACACCGGCGATCGAGTCCATCGCGACGCGAACGGCACCTATCATCTGCGATGA
- a CDS encoding type 1 glutamine amidotransferase: MGNPRIVVLNAAHQDENTTRNFRRELDASLSEFDATDGTVPTGFDYDGAVVTGSRSSVYWDEEWIQSVKEWVDEAIEHGVPFLGVCWGHQLLADVLGGTVDDMGVYEVGYSEIEHTGDSRLFAGIDETFTAFTSHSDAVTTLPPGAVPLAENEYSNHGFRKDRVFGVQFHPEYDSKTARDLVLRKDLSEDRRESILAEITEENYQQSCEAKLVFENFLEFVREVQTGNAASEAESHAAATRASGSD, translated from the coding sequence ATGGGAAACCCCCGAATCGTCGTTCTGAACGCTGCACATCAGGACGAGAACACGACACGAAACTTCCGGCGTGAACTCGATGCCTCGCTTTCTGAGTTCGACGCCACTGACGGCACGGTTCCCACCGGGTTTGATTACGACGGTGCTGTGGTCACCGGTTCCCGGTCGTCGGTCTACTGGGACGAGGAGTGGATACAGTCCGTCAAGGAGTGGGTCGACGAGGCGATCGAGCATGGTGTCCCCTTCCTCGGGGTCTGCTGGGGCCATCAGCTATTAGCTGATGTCCTCGGGGGAACCGTCGACGACATGGGCGTCTACGAGGTCGGCTACAGCGAGATCGAACACACCGGCGACTCGCGGCTGTTCGCGGGCATCGACGAGACCTTTACCGCCTTCACGAGCCACTCCGATGCAGTCACGACACTCCCGCCCGGTGCCGTGCCCCTCGCTGAAAACGAGTACTCGAACCACGGCTTCCGCAAGGACCGGGTCTTCGGCGTCCAGTTCCACCCCGAGTACGACAGCAAGACCGCCAGGGACCTCGTCCTCCGGAAAGACCTCTCCGAGGACCGCCGCGAGTCGATCCTCGCCGAGATCACCGAAGAGAACTATCAGCAGTCGTGCGAGGCGAAACTCGTCTTCGAGAACTTCCTCGAGTTCGTCCGCGAAGTGCAGACCGGAAACGCTGCATCCGAGGCCGAAAGTCACGCCGCGGCGACTCGAGCCAGCGGCTCTGACTGA